The Candidatus Saccharibacteria bacterium sequence AAAGTTTAATGGGCGAACTGTTGAGGGTGCTGGTGTGCCGATCACCGATTCAAATCCGCGAACGCGGCGTATGTTTGCCGATCTTTACGGCGCATGGCTATACGAAAGGTTAGAGCGCGAAAGACGCAATCTTCGCAAGAGTCACAACCGGCGAATACCAGCAGTATTACTTAGGCAGTTGCAAAAGCAAGTCCGAACTATTACCGGTGGCGCAATATCCCTGGGCGAGCTTAGTCGTCAGCAGCGGGCCGAACTGGAATCGCTCGGTAAAATGCAAACACATCTGGGCGATGCATTCATGGCGAAATTAGGAACATCACGAAAAGGTGGCGACCGCTCGGGACAGCAAAGACGAGGCTGGGAGCCTCGTCATAAACGCAAGTACGATCGTCGAAACGACTATCGTTAACGCTTTTTAATGATTATTTCGAGATTAGAAATATACTGCGCCGGGTTAACATGCTTGTTTTTTCGAAGATAAGCCAGGTGAATCTCGACAAAAGGTAGTTGGCCATCGGGGTATTCCGTTGCGCTCGGGCTGTACATACTTTTGGTCGTCATAGAAGGATCGTCCTGAAGCTCCCGTAGCTTTTCGGTGATTTCATCGATAGTCATAAATGGCTGCATGGTATCAGTATGCGCCTATTTGTCACTAAAACCTAATCGAGAGGGGTTAGCCTCTCGATTAGATTGTATGTTTACTTCTTTTTGCTCTCAATGGCAATCTTCTTTGGCTTTGGAAGTGGCGTTAAGGGGATGGTTACCTTAAGGACGCCGTCATTTAGGTGCGCTGCAATTTCATCGACATTCGCGCGCTCGGGGAGCTGTATGCGCCTGTAAAAGCTACTGCTGGTTTCGCGCACGACATATTTCTTTTTCTTGTCTTCCTCTTTTTCGTGCTTTTCCGCCTGAATAACAAGCGTGCCGTGATCTACTTCTATATTCACGTCGTCTTGTACGAAGTGAGGTAGGTGCGCCTCGACAACCAGCTCGTTGTCATCGTTCGTATAGACATCCGTCGTTGGAATATTCACGCCCTTTAATGGTGTCATCCAATCGTCGCCAAAAACTTGCTTTTGCAACGCGCTCAGCTCGGCAAATGGATCAAACTTTACAAGATTACTCATCATTAACTCCTTTCGTAGTAATTACTTAATACTTTAGGAGAAGCATAATGCTTCTGTACTTTTATGATATAAAAAGATGTTTTTTGTTGTCAATGATCTGAATCACGATCGTTGTAAGTATCACAGTTTGTAAAATCACGAACAGTAACCGATGTGAACAAGGCATTTTATCATAAGCGTCAAATACGATACTATTTTTATTGTACGAGCGTGATTGTGTGCGGTAGCTTGGTATAATTATATATGTGGGCGCGCCACAAAAGTAGACAGTAAACTAAGAAGGAGAAACTAATGACACAACTTGGATTAGGTCTTACAGTAGCGGTAGCAGTAACACTCGGCGTAGGCGTTGGCTTAGGTCTGTAAACAAAATCGAACACTATGGCGGCTCCTACCCGGGCCGCCTTTTTTGTTGTTTAAAGGTATAATAAAAGGAGATAAAGAATAGGCGGACATACATGAATACGATTACCTGCACGAAATGTGGCGAAACGATTGAAATAGATAAAGCCCTAGAAGGCCAGATAGAAGCACGGGTGCTAGCGGCCGAACGCCACAAGCACGACGAAGAGGTAGCGAAAATGCGTGCCGAGCAAGAGGCGACAATTGCCAAAGAGCGTGCCGCGGCTAGCGAACTGGCAAACAAGCAACTGGCGGGTGAAAAGGAACTACTTCGCAAACAGGCCGAAGCCGATCTAGAGCTAGAAAAGAAAAAGATTATTCAGGATGCCGAAAACCAGCAGCGCCGTGCCTCGCAGGAACAAGAGGCGTTGATAAAGCGCCTGCAAGACGACGCCGATAGCGCCAAAGAAGATAACAAAAAACTTCGCGAAGACCTGAGTAAGCTGATGGATGAGCTGCGGGCAAGCCAAAAAGCCCGCGACAACGCCGAACTAGAGGCAAAAAAGAAAATGGCCGAAGAAGAGGCAAAAATTCGCGACGAAGTGCAAAAAACAGCTGACGAAAAGCAGCGCCTTAACTTGGCGGCGAAAGAAAAGACTATTACCGATCTTCAAAAAGCACTCGACGATGCTCAGCGTAAGGCCGCCCAAGGTAGTCAGCAGCTTCAGGGTGAGATATTGGAGCTTGATTTAGAGGAAGCACTGGCGCAGAACTTCCGCGACGACGAAATCTCGCCGATAGCTAAAGGCGTCAATGGCGCCGATATCAGCCACACGGTAAAAAGCCAAAGTGGCATAGAATGTGGCGTGATTTTGTGGGAAATAAAGCGCACGAAAAACTGGACAGACAGCTGGATTCCTAAATTAAAGGGCGATCTGCGTAGTGCAAAAGCAAATATTCCTGTAATTATTAGCGAGGTGTTGCCTAAGCAGCTAGAGAGCGACATGGGCTATGTTGACGGCGTGTGGGTAGTAAAGCCAAAGCTGGCTATAATTCTTGCCACGCTGCTTCGTAAGAACCTGCTCGACATAAAACGCCAAGAGGTTCGTGCGGCCAACCAAGACGAAAACGCCGCGGCTTTGTATACGTTTGTCACGAGCCACGAGTTTAGCCAGCAGATCGAAAGTATGGTAGAAACCTACCAAGAGATGACTGCGCAGGTAACGAAAGAGCGTGTCGCGTACGAAAAGCTGTGGGCGCAGCGTGACAAACAGGCACAAAAACTACTACTAAGTACTGCAAATATTGTTGGCAGTATGCAGGGTCATATTGGCGCCTCAAGTATGCCAAAAATCAAAGGGCTCGAGCTTGGCGAGGGCGAGCTTTAGTAAAATGTAACATCAGTTCACCTCTGGGCGGCGTAGGTATAGCGTATATTGCATGCGCTTAAAAATCAGCCTATACTAAAACTACAAATTAAGGAGGACAGGGACGTGAAAGCAATCCATGTAACAGCTCTAGCACTAGTAG is a genomic window containing:
- a CDS encoding Hsp20/alpha crystallin family protein — translated: MMSNLVKFDPFAELSALQKQVFGDDWMTPLKGVNIPTTDVYTNDDNELVVEAHLPHFVQDDVNIEVDHGTLVIQAEKHEKEEDKKKKYVVRETSSSFYRRIQLPERANVDEIAAHLNDGVLKVTIPLTPLPKPKKIAIESKKK
- a CDS encoding DUF2130 domain-containing protein; amino-acid sequence: MNTITCTKCGETIEIDKALEGQIEARVLAAERHKHDEEVAKMRAEQEATIAKERAAASELANKQLAGEKELLRKQAEADLELEKKKIIQDAENQQRRASQEQEALIKRLQDDADSAKEDNKKLREDLSKLMDELRASQKARDNAELEAKKKMAEEEAKIRDEVQKTADEKQRLNLAAKEKTITDLQKALDDAQRKAAQGSQQLQGEILELDLEEALAQNFRDDEISPIAKGVNGADISHTVKSQSGIECGVILWEIKRTKNWTDSWIPKLKGDLRSAKANIPVIISEVLPKQLESDMGYVDGVWVVKPKLAIILATLLRKNLLDIKRQEVRAANQDENAAALYTFVTSHEFSQQIESMVETYQEMTAQVTKERVAYEKLWAQRDKQAQKLLLSTANIVGSMQGHIGASSMPKIKGLELGEGEL